The proteins below are encoded in one region of Corynebacterium sphenisci DSM 44792:
- a CDS encoding phage portal protein — MHRNPPRLGRVPMEMLVHRPHLEREFGMSRITGTVMDLTDSAARTVLRMEGTAEFFSFPQRYALGVDGDDFADTFRTYLNRFLALGRDTEGGLPQLGQFTASSPQPHIEQLRAVASLFSGETSIPLNYLGIVHDNPSSADAIRAAEADLITVTERAQRIYGAAWARVMGLARKVRDGAGAPAPRLRVQWRDPATPTKAANAQSVMALVSAGVLPAMSEVTWELLGYDEATITRLSAVATRAGAQATLAELATGAAAPDPEADALAGRVDLG; from the coding sequence GTGCACCGCAACCCGCCCCGGCTGGGCCGGGTGCCGATGGAGATGCTGGTGCACCGCCCGCACCTGGAGCGCGAGTTCGGCATGTCCCGGATCACCGGCACGGTGATGGACCTGACCGACTCGGCGGCGCGGACGGTGCTGCGCATGGAGGGCACCGCGGAGTTCTTCTCCTTCCCGCAGCGCTACGCCCTGGGGGTGGACGGCGACGACTTCGCCGATACCTTCCGCACCTACCTGAACCGCTTCCTGGCCCTGGGCCGGGACACCGAGGGCGGCCTCCCGCAGCTGGGCCAGTTCACCGCGTCCTCGCCGCAGCCGCATATCGAGCAGCTGCGCGCGGTGGCGTCGCTGTTTTCCGGGGAGACCTCGATTCCGCTGAACTATCTGGGCATCGTGCACGACAACCCGTCGTCGGCGGATGCGATCCGGGCGGCGGAGGCCGATCTGATCACCGTCACCGAGCGCGCCCAGCGCATCTACGGGGCGGCGTGGGCGCGGGTGATGGGCCTGGCCCGCAAGGTCCGCGATGGCGCCGGGGCGCCGGCGCCGCGGTTGCGGGTGCAGTGGCGGGATCCGGCGACGCCGACCAAGGCCGCCAACGCCCAGTCGGTGATGGCGCTGGTGTCGGCGGGGGTGCTGCCGGCGATGTCGGAGGTGACCTGGGAGCTGCTCGGCTACGACGAGGCCACCATCACGCGCCTGTCGGCGGTGGCGACCCGTGCCGGCGCCCAGGCCACCCTGGCCGAGTTGGCCACCGGCGCGGCGGCCCCCGACCCGGAGGCAGATGCCCTGGCCGGCCGCGTGGATCTGGGCTAG
- a CDS encoding ribokinase has protein sequence MLSPATPAPQPAPAAPDVDSRHPRVLVCGSIHLDTIVQVEEYPRPGTSVITSPGTKALGGKGANQAVASALAGARTRLAATVGEDPAADTLLAELAATGVDTQAVQTTWDRPTGTSYIATDADGDPMIFVTSGANRLTDPADHADDIAVADIVLAQGELPPAATETLGMLANMHRTRLVLNLAPVTVVTPNLIDAADPLVVNESEAWEVLRGLGVETGIARSDLAGIVAALLHYCPSVVITMSELGAVYATAELAGGDGVAWHQPAVTVPAEQTVDTTGAGDAFVGVLAAELARGRDLAAAVALGCVAGAEAVKSIGATSSYADEATLRRLLDSGALPGRGPLAQWRRPTRR, from the coding sequence ATGCTCTCCCCCGCCACGCCCGCACCCCAGCCCGCCCCCGCCGCCCCGGACGTCGATTCCCGCCATCCCCGGGTGCTCGTCTGCGGGTCCATCCACCTCGACACCATCGTGCAGGTGGAGGAGTACCCGCGGCCGGGTACCTCGGTCATCACCAGCCCGGGCACCAAGGCGCTCGGCGGCAAGGGGGCGAACCAGGCGGTGGCCTCCGCGCTGGCCGGGGCCCGCACCCGGCTGGCCGCGACGGTGGGCGAGGATCCGGCGGCGGACACCCTGCTCGCCGAGCTCGCCGCCACCGGCGTGGACACCCAGGCGGTGCAGACCACCTGGGATCGGCCCACCGGCACCTCCTACATCGCCACCGACGCCGACGGGGATCCGATGATCTTCGTCACCTCCGGGGCGAACCGGCTCACCGACCCGGCCGATCACGCCGACGACATCGCGGTGGCGGACATCGTGCTCGCCCAGGGGGAGCTGCCCCCGGCGGCGACGGAGACCCTGGGCATGCTGGCGAACATGCACCGCACCCGGCTGGTGCTCAACCTGGCCCCGGTGACCGTGGTCACCCCGAATCTCATCGACGCCGCGGATCCGCTGGTGGTCAACGAGTCCGAGGCGTGGGAGGTGCTGCGCGGCCTGGGCGTGGAGACCGGGATCGCGCGCAGCGATCTGGCCGGGATCGTCGCCGCGCTGCTGCACTACTGCCCCTCGGTGGTGATCACCATGTCCGAGCTGGGCGCGGTGTACGCCACCGCCGAGCTCGCCGGGGGCGACGGGGTGGCCTGGCATCAGCCGGCGGTGACGGTGCCGGCGGAGCAGACCGTGGACACCACCGGCGCCGGCGACGCCTTCGTCGGGGTGCTCGCCGCGGAGCTGGCCCGGGGCCGGGATCTCGCGGCGGCGGTGGCCCTGGGCTGCGTCGCCGGCGCGGAGGCGGTGAAGTCCATCGGCGCGAC